The following are from one region of the Deinococcota bacterium genome:
- a CDS encoding NAD(P)/FAD-dependent oxidoreductase, with translation MTQTPMSPQPRPRIVIVGAGFGGLMAARHLRHGDADITLIDRYNYHTFQPLLYQVATSALTPEDVAHSARGIFQRQKNLGFRMGQVTGVDFSAREVALEDGAVPYDSLVLAAGATTNDFGVPGVLEHAFYLKTLPQAVHLRSHVISQFERVDANPGLAHRGALTFVLVGGGPTGVEMAGSLVELFSQVLKKDYPNVDVAMTRVILVEMTDHLLGPFHERSSAYALDVLRRRGVDVRLNEAVVEVSASEVKLKSGESIPAQTLIWAAGVRGNPLVDRLGLELTHGFRVKVNEDLSVPGHPEVFVIGDLAGSVDGAGQLLPQVAPVANQGGKYVAELLLRRLRGERGGAAFTYRDPGIMATIGRNAAVAELPSGRRLKGFIGWLAWLFVHILNLIGFRNRVSVMLSWMYNYFTYDRSARLILDVVPEVPSYSPEVDFVKQEEGLAERESVRRS, from the coding sequence ATGACCCAGACCCCCATGAGCCCTCAGCCCAGACCCCGCATCGTCATCGTCGGCGCCGGCTTCGGCGGCCTCATGGCGGCGCGCCACCTGCGTCACGGCGACGCCGACATCACCCTCATCGACCGCTACAACTACCACACCTTCCAGCCCCTGCTCTACCAGGTCGCCACCTCGGCGCTGACGCCCGAGGACGTCGCCCACTCGGCCCGGGGCATCTTCCAGCGCCAGAAGAACCTGGGCTTTCGCATGGGACAAGTCACCGGCGTGGACTTTAGCGCGCGGGAGGTCGCGCTCGAGGACGGCGCCGTCCCCTACGACTCCCTGGTCCTGGCCGCGGGCGCGACCACCAACGACTTCGGCGTGCCCGGCGTCTTGGAGCATGCCTTTTATCTAAAGACCCTGCCTCAGGCCGTTCACCTGCGCAGCCACGTCATCAGCCAGTTCGAGCGGGTGGACGCCAACCCCGGCCTGGCTCACAGGGGCGCGCTCACCTTCGTCCTCGTCGGCGGCGGGCCGACCGGTGTGGAGATGGCCGGGTCGCTGGTCGAGCTCTTCAGCCAGGTCCTCAAGAAGGACTACCCGAACGTGGACGTGGCGATGACCCGCGTCATCCTGGTCGAGATGACCGACCACCTGCTCGGGCCCTTCCACGAGCGCTCGAGCGCCTACGCCCTGGACGTGCTCAGGCGGCGCGGCGTCGATGTCCGCCTGAACGAGGCGGTCGTCGAGGTCAGCGCAAGCGAGGTGAAGCTCAAGAGCGGCGAGAGCATCCCCGCGCAGACGCTCATCTGGGCCGCGGGCGTGCGCGGCAACCCGCTCGTGGACCGGCTCGGGCTCGAGCTCACCCACGGCTTTCGGGTCAAGGTCAACGAAGACCTGAGCGTGCCCGGCCACCCCGAGGTCTTCGTCATCGGCGACCTCGCCGGCAGCGTCGACGGGGCGGGCCAGCTCCTGCCGCAGGTCGCGCCCGTCGCCAACCAGGGCGGCAAGTACGTGGCCGAGCTCCTGCTAAGGCGCCTGCGCGGCGAAAGAGGGGGAGCAGCCTTTACCTACCGGGACCCCGGCATCATGGCGACCATCGGCCGGAATGCCGCCGTGGCCGAACTGCCCTCGGGCCGGCGTCTCAAGGGCTTCATCGGCTGGCTCGCCTGGCTCTTCGTGCACATCTTGAACCTTATCGGTTTTCGCAACCGCGTCAGCGTGATGCTCAGCTGGATGTACAACTACTTCACCTATGACCGCAGCGCCCGCCTCATCCTGGACGTCGTCCCCGAGGTGCCCTCCTACAGCCCGGAGGTCGACTTCGTCAAGCAGGAGGAGGGGCTGGCGGAGCGGGAATCCGTCAGGCGCAGCTAG
- a CDS encoding DUF393 domain-containing protein — MAEGTPLHTRPPEGGAPLVLYDGNCAFCSAQAERLGRLAGGRVVLRPLQQEGLLETFPGLSRDEAMREMKLIDGCGRVYGGAEAVVRALELGGSGLGLLARAYYLPGLRPLTDRLYTWVAKNRYRLFGRGETCEGACPLAKRDVEDRAG, encoded by the coding sequence ATGGCCGAAGGTACGCCGCTTCACACTCGCCCGCCCGAGGGCGGAGCACCGCTCGTTCTCTACGACGGGAACTGCGCCTTCTGCAGCGCCCAGGCCGAGCGGCTGGGCAGGTTGGCAGGAGGCAGGGTCGTCTTGCGCCCCTTGCAGCAGGAGGGCCTGCTCGAGACCTTCCCCGGCCTCAGCCGGGACGAGGCCATGCGCGAGATGAAACTGATCGACGGGTGCGGGCGCGTTTACGGCGGCGCCGAGGCGGTGGTGAGGGCGCTCGAGCTGGGCGGCTCCGGTCTCGGCCTCCTGGCGCGGGCCTACTACCTGCCGGGCCTGCGCCCCCTGACCGACCGCCTCTACACCTGGGTGGCGAAGAACCGCTACCGGCTCTTCGGCCGCGGCGAGACCTGTGAGGGGGCGTGCCCTCTAGCCAAGCGAGACGTGGAGGACAGGGCGGGCTGA